One stretch of Segatella copri DNA includes these proteins:
- a CDS encoding Cof-type HAD-IIB family hydrolase codes for MNHLPYRAIALDLDGTLTNHDKVVTPKTREALLQAETEGVVIILASGRPTYGIEPVAECLELDKRGGYILSYNGGNIVNAKTGEKLFAQFLPDEVIPILYRYAKEKNHALLGYAENEIITEMPDDQYVKEESRINKMNIRKVENLFEALEPHPTKLLMTGDPADMLKAENELSEILGDRMDIFRSAPFFLELVPKGIDKAKSLLRLLSKINLTPADMIAFGDGYNDLSMLKLAGMGVAMQNAAPEVRAEADYITLSNEEDGVAAALEHFCKKDF; via the coding sequence ATGAATCATCTTCCATACCGTGCCATCGCTCTTGATCTGGATGGCACCCTGACCAACCACGACAAGGTGGTTACCCCGAAAACCCGCGAAGCGCTGCTCCAGGCAGAAACCGAGGGTGTTGTTATCATCCTTGCTTCAGGCAGACCGACCTACGGCATCGAACCGGTGGCGGAATGTCTGGAACTGGATAAGCGAGGCGGATACATCCTATCTTATAATGGCGGCAACATCGTGAATGCCAAGACTGGCGAAAAACTCTTCGCCCAGTTCCTGCCTGATGAGGTGATACCTATATTATATAGGTACGCGAAGGAGAAGAACCATGCCCTGCTGGGCTACGCCGAAAACGAGATTATCACCGAGATGCCCGACGACCAGTATGTGAAGGAAGAATCGCGTATCAACAAGATGAACATCCGAAAGGTAGAAAACCTGTTCGAAGCCCTGGAGCCTCACCCTACCAAGCTCCTCATGACAGGCGACCCGGCAGATATGCTCAAGGCAGAAAACGAGCTTTCTGAGATTCTGGGCGACAGGATGGACATCTTCCGTTCAGCCCCATTCTTCCTGGAACTGGTTCCTAAAGGCATCGACAAGGCAAAGTCCCTGCTCCGCCTTCTGTCGAAAATCAATCTCACCCCAGCCGATATGATTGCTTTCGGAGATGGCTACAACGACCTGAGCATGCTGAAACTGGCAGGCATGGGTGTAGCCATGCAGAATGCAGCACCAGAGGTTAGAGCCGAAGCCGACTACATCACGCTTTCCAATGAAGAAGATGGCGTAGCTGCTGCTTTGGAACATTTCTGTAAAAAGGATTTTTAA